One Streptomyces hundungensis DNA segment encodes these proteins:
- a CDS encoding PhzF family phenazine biosynthesis protein yields MNGIERLRVFVNPEGRHGNILAVVRDGAAVPDEASRQALARELGLSETVFVDDMQTGAVDIFTPGFRLPFAGYPLIGVAWLLALEHLILPVGKVAARHEHGLTWITARAEWAPQRTLRQHASADVVSTLAIPEPGEWIYAWAWEDEEAGHVRARGFPGRGDGIDEDEATGAAALLLTHQLQRPLTITQGRGSQLLTRPLPHGLIELGGRVCTETEPPTAPTAATDR; encoded by the coding sequence ATCAACGGCATCGAGCGGCTGCGCGTCTTCGTCAACCCAGAGGGGCGCCACGGCAACATCCTTGCGGTGGTCCGCGATGGCGCCGCGGTCCCGGACGAGGCGTCGCGGCAGGCTCTGGCGCGGGAACTCGGCTTGAGTGAGACGGTGTTCGTCGACGACATGCAAACCGGGGCCGTCGACATCTTCACTCCCGGCTTTCGCCTGCCTTTCGCCGGCTACCCGCTGATCGGCGTGGCCTGGCTGCTCGCACTCGAACACCTCATCCTCCCGGTCGGCAAGGTCGCCGCCCGTCACGAGCACGGTCTTACCTGGATCACCGCGCGAGCCGAGTGGGCGCCACAGCGGACGCTGAGACAGCACGCGTCCGCCGACGTCGTCAGCACACTCGCCATCCCCGAGCCAGGTGAATGGATCTATGCCTGGGCCTGGGAGGACGAGGAGGCCGGCCACGTCCGAGCCAGGGGCTTCCCCGGCCGGGGTGACGGCATCGACGAAGACGAAGCCACGGGCGCCGCCGCCTTGCTCCTCACCCATCAGCTGCAACGCCCGCTGACGATCACCCAGGGCCGCGGATCCCAGCTCCTCACCCGGCCGCTACCGCATGGCCTGATCGAACTCGGCGGCAGGGTGTGCACCGAAACAGAGCCGCCCACCGCGCCGACCGCCGCCACCGATCGATAG
- a CDS encoding alpha/beta fold hydrolase, whose product MFTENDCDVLIVGAGPTGLTAACELLRRGVRVRLIDQAPGASVHSKAMLVWPRTLDILEDLGLADGVDKYAVKLRQMTYYSEKRPVSRMRMTEDLAPFCLPQRLTEEILTDGLAGLGGTIEREVRLLALHGVDFSGAITPGRNVTATLEHADGTVERFTVPWVIGADGATSVVRNQLGIAYEGATYENRFLITDAKVADNPLDPDEVHYYQSRLGVLAIVPQPYGLYRFFTNAPAELDDGTLEDMQRLVDLRGPGGLKLVDPDWVTTFRVHRRRAASFQLSRVFLAGDAAHAHSPMGGQGLNTGIQDAQNLAWKLASVIRGDARPALLDSYTPERAAVADAVVRDTDLQTRAAMWSRNSQVALRDVTMRTLDRTRTLDRYYLPIAAGRRWVYDTPQDDQGAKGRAGRTSWCSMKSTLRRHAREGAALPRQLAVDLGVAGPSADPGLHTLVVLPDARGGTRDLAEAVRHLAAPWRAQVRVVDAAAVRTGTRRRKPALADRAARELHCKRAGFHLVRPDGHIVLHGHREELDELHQMLDRLFIRRDEPIVDSRTDSPVEEDMSAPSQYVPPAHIVGDGTHKVIVLHSLFGGHESFRTWWPYLDGTRYSYAFMDARGFGKALDAAGTYSTDEIASDVLSLADSLGWQEFSLIGHSLGGQPIQQVLLKAPHRVRKLIGLSPVPASGMPIPDSDFPLFAEAAHKVENRRIIIDLTTGNKLTPTWVDAWAEASMKQVGPVAFRSYLDSFRTTDFSARITGADVPALAVVGENDPAVTPDAMNETWMKHYPNAELAVIGNSGHYPMVETPVALATLLENFLAK is encoded by the coding sequence ATGTTCACCGAGAACGATTGCGACGTACTCATCGTCGGAGCGGGACCAACCGGCCTCACCGCGGCCTGCGAGCTGTTGCGGCGCGGTGTCCGGGTCCGCCTCATCGACCAGGCGCCCGGGGCGAGCGTGCACTCCAAGGCCATGCTGGTGTGGCCGCGGACGCTCGACATCCTGGAGGACCTGGGACTGGCCGACGGCGTGGACAAGTACGCCGTGAAGCTGCGCCAGATGACCTACTACTCGGAGAAGCGGCCGGTCAGCCGGATGCGCATGACCGAGGATCTGGCCCCCTTCTGCCTGCCCCAGCGCCTCACCGAGGAGATCCTCACCGACGGCCTCGCGGGCCTGGGCGGCACCATCGAACGGGAGGTCCGCCTCCTGGCGCTGCACGGAGTGGACTTCTCCGGCGCCATCACGCCGGGCCGGAACGTGACGGCCACCCTGGAACACGCGGACGGCACGGTCGAGCGGTTCACCGTTCCCTGGGTGATCGGCGCGGACGGCGCGACCAGCGTCGTGCGCAACCAGCTCGGTATCGCCTACGAGGGCGCGACGTACGAGAACCGCTTCCTCATCACCGACGCCAAGGTCGCGGACAATCCGCTGGACCCCGACGAGGTCCACTACTACCAGTCCAGGCTGGGTGTCCTCGCGATCGTGCCCCAGCCCTACGGCCTCTACCGGTTCTTCACCAACGCGCCGGCGGAGCTCGACGACGGCACCCTGGAGGACATGCAGCGCCTGGTGGACCTGCGCGGGCCCGGCGGGCTCAAGCTCGTCGACCCCGACTGGGTCACCACCTTCCGGGTGCACCGGCGCCGGGCCGCCTCCTTCCAGCTGAGCCGGGTCTTTCTGGCCGGCGACGCCGCGCACGCCCACAGCCCGATGGGCGGGCAAGGCCTCAACACCGGCATCCAGGACGCGCAGAACCTGGCCTGGAAGCTCGCCTCGGTCATCCGCGGCGACGCGCGGCCCGCACTGCTCGACTCCTACACGCCCGAGCGGGCCGCGGTCGCCGATGCGGTGGTGCGCGACACCGACCTCCAGACCCGGGCCGCGATGTGGTCCAGGAACAGCCAGGTCGCTCTGCGCGACGTCACCATGCGCACCCTGGACCGCACCCGCACCCTGGACCGCTATTACCTGCCGATCGCCGCAGGGCGACGGTGGGTGTACGACACCCCGCAGGACGACCAGGGCGCCAAGGGGCGTGCCGGCCGCACCAGTTGGTGTTCGATGAAGTCCACGCTGCGCCGCCACGCACGTGAAGGCGCCGCCCTGCCAAGGCAGTTGGCGGTTGACCTCGGCGTCGCCGGCCCCTCGGCCGACCCGGGCCTCCATACGCTCGTGGTGCTGCCGGACGCCCGCGGCGGAACGCGAGACCTGGCCGAAGCGGTGCGCCACCTGGCCGCCCCCTGGCGGGCCCAGGTCCGGGTGGTCGACGCCGCCGCCGTCCGGACCGGGACCCGACGCCGCAAGCCGGCCCTGGCCGATCGAGCCGCCCGCGAACTGCACTGCAAGCGGGCCGGCTTCCACCTCGTCCGGCCGGACGGGCACATCGTCCTGCACGGCCACCGCGAGGAACTCGACGAACTGCACCAGATGCTCGACCGCCTTTTCATCCGCCGCGACGAACCCATCGTGGACTCCCGCACCGATTCTCCTGTGGAGGAAGACATGTCCGCTCCGAGCCAGTACGTTCCGCCCGCCCACATCGTCGGAGACGGCACGCACAAGGTGATCGTGCTGCACTCACTGTTCGGCGGGCACGAGTCCTTCCGCACCTGGTGGCCCTACCTGGACGGGACGCGCTACAGCTACGCGTTCATGGACGCACGGGGTTTCGGCAAGGCGCTGGACGCGGCCGGGACGTACAGCACCGACGAAATCGCCTCGGACGTGCTCTCCCTGGCCGACAGCCTGGGCTGGCAGGAGTTCTCCCTGATCGGGCACTCCCTCGGCGGACAGCCCATCCAGCAGGTCCTGCTCAAGGCGCCGCACCGGGTGCGCAAGCTGATCGGGCTCAGCCCGGTCCCGGCAAGCGGCATGCCGATACCCGACTCCGACTTCCCGCTGTTCGCCGAAGCGGCCCACAAGGTGGAGAACCGTCGCATCATCATCGACCTCACCACCGGTAACAAGCTCACGCCCACCTGGGTCGACGCCTGGGCCGAGGCCTCGATGAAGCAGGTCGGCCCGGTCGCCTTCCGCAGCTACCTGGACTCCTTCCGCACCACCGACTTCTCGGCGCGGATCACCGGCGCCGATGTGCCCGCCCTCGCGGTCGTCGGCGAGAACGACCCCGCTGTCACGCCGGACGCCATGAACGAGACGTGGATGAAGCACTACCCCAACGCCGAACTGGCGGTCATCGGCAACTCCGGCCACTACCCCATGGTGGAGACCCCGGTCGCGCTGGCGACCCTCCTCGAGAACTTCCTCGCCAAGTAG
- a CDS encoding MFS transporter, whose amino-acid sequence MSTVNSSGETRTLQELPKEPAPERMTRRQTLVLVLLLGAQFTLAVDFSIMNVAVPVIGRELGFAQENLQWIATAFALSAAGFSLLFGRIADMVGARRIFLAGLSLLTLASLVGGLVDAQGPLLAARVAQGLATAMVTPAGLALLITSFPEGPLRDRALGLNGAMLSAGFTCGAVVGGLLTDVLSWRWGFFINVPIGVLLLVVSPMLLSKSRARQGGKLDIPGAITVSAGLIALVYGISSAGQYGWGSSTTLLSLGIGVVLLVAFGFVELRAPEPLAPLRILARRTVTWGNIGGAATFIGFTAMIFLLTLYLQEVLGYSAMATGLTFGVLGVGAFLGGITAPRWIGALGSSHAVLVGGLLVQGITVGALYFAGDSRSWLYPVLALAFLSSYSHVVAIVGFMVTATSGLPNEQQGLATGITTLTQQVSITVGIPIMSAVATAQIRAAHGKSQELATLGGINVAILVNGLILVAVAALVALFVKRRAAAAID is encoded by the coding sequence ATGTCAACGGTCAACAGTTCAGGGGAAACCCGGACGCTTCAGGAGCTGCCGAAGGAACCGGCGCCCGAGCGGATGACTCGGCGGCAGACGCTCGTCCTCGTCCTGCTCCTCGGCGCCCAGTTCACCCTTGCCGTGGACTTCTCGATCATGAACGTGGCTGTTCCGGTCATCGGCCGGGAGCTCGGCTTCGCCCAGGAAAACCTTCAGTGGATCGCCACCGCCTTCGCGCTCAGCGCGGCGGGCTTCAGCCTCCTCTTCGGCCGCATCGCCGACATGGTGGGAGCCCGCCGGATCTTCCTGGCAGGGCTCAGCCTGCTGACCCTCGCCTCCCTGGTCGGCGGCCTCGTCGACGCCCAGGGTCCGCTGCTCGCGGCCCGCGTCGCGCAGGGCCTGGCCACCGCCATGGTCACCCCGGCCGGCCTCGCCCTGCTCATCACGTCCTTCCCCGAAGGGCCCCTGCGTGACCGGGCCCTGGGCCTCAACGGCGCGATGCTCTCGGCCGGATTCACCTGCGGCGCGGTCGTCGGCGGCCTGCTCACCGACGTGCTGAGCTGGCGCTGGGGCTTCTTCATCAACGTGCCGATCGGTGTGCTGCTCCTCGTGGTCTCCCCGATGCTCCTGAGCAAGAGCCGGGCCCGCCAGGGTGGCAAGCTCGACATCCCCGGCGCGATCACGGTCAGCGCGGGCCTGATCGCCCTGGTGTACGGCATCTCCTCGGCCGGCCAGTACGGCTGGGGCAGCTCCACCACGCTGCTCTCGCTCGGCATCGGTGTGGTCCTCCTGGTCGCCTTCGGCTTCGTGGAGCTGCGGGCGCCCGAGCCTCTGGCACCGCTGCGCATCCTGGCTCGCCGCACCGTCACCTGGGGCAACATCGGCGGCGCCGCCACCTTCATCGGGTTCACCGCGATGATCTTCCTGCTCACCCTGTACCTTCAGGAAGTCCTCGGCTACTCGGCCATGGCGACCGGACTGACCTTCGGCGTCCTCGGTGTCGGCGCCTTCCTCGGCGGCATCACCGCGCCGCGCTGGATCGGCGCCCTCGGCAGCAGCCACGCCGTCCTGGTGGGCGGCCTGCTCGTTCAGGGCATCACGGTGGGCGCGCTGTACTTCGCCGGCGACAGCCGCAGCTGGCTCTACCCGGTGCTGGCGCTCGCCTTCCTCAGCAGCTACAGCCACGTCGTCGCCATCGTCGGCTTCATGGTCACGGCCACCTCCGGCCTCCCCAATGAGCAGCAGGGCCTGGCCACCGGCATCACCACGCTGACCCAGCAGGTCAGCATCACGGTCGGCATCCCGATCATGAGCGCCGTCGCGACCGCCCAGATCCGTGCGGCGCACGGCAAGTCCCAGGAACTCGCCACGCTCGGCGGCATCAACGTGGCGATCCTCGTCAACGGCCTGATCCTGGTGGCCGTCGCCGCCCTGGTGGCCCTCTTCGTCAAGCGCCGCGCCGCCGCGGCCATCGACTGA
- a CDS encoding nuclear transport factor 2 family protein produces the protein MPTNTQDVVSEYLRRVGSGDIESALELVAEPIDWFTPGSTELIPWMGKRTTHAEIREFFKAAGDNMTAEAFEVTRTITVDRFAVVLGRLQFRVNATGKSFSSEFALELRVTDGLIDRYHMHEDSYAISLAFL, from the coding sequence ATGCCCACAAACACACAGGACGTCGTCAGCGAATACCTCCGGCGCGTCGGTAGCGGCGACATAGAAAGCGCCCTCGAACTCGTCGCGGAACCCATCGACTGGTTCACCCCCGGATCCACCGAACTCATTCCGTGGATGGGAAAGCGGACGACGCACGCGGAGATCCGTGAGTTCTTCAAGGCGGCCGGAGACAACATGACGGCCGAGGCCTTCGAGGTCACTCGCACCATCACGGTCGACCGGTTCGCCGTAGTGCTCGGACGACTTCAGTTCCGGGTCAACGCGACAGGGAAGAGCTTCTCCTCGGAATTCGCCCTCGAACTCCGCGTCACCGACGGCCTCATCGACCGCTACCACATGCACGAGGACAGCTACGCCATCTCGCTGGCCTTCCTCTGA
- the galE gene encoding UDP-glucose 4-epimerase GalE, translating to MKILISGGAGYIGSTIASACLDAGITPVLLDSLITGRREYTEGRLFYEGDIADGTVVDHIFADHPDIEAAVHCAALTVVPDSVSDPLGYYIANVTKSLSFVTHLLRNRCGRLIFSSSASLYEPGEDFSVDESSPISPQSPYGRTKAHCEALFADVSAAHPLRTLSLRYFNPIGADPWMRTGLQYARPSHALGKMLEAREAGTPFIVTGTDYATRDGSGIRDYIHVWDLAAAHVQALRNFDTILTGAADTPRSTAINLGTGRGTTVFELLDAFNEVTGAQLTSRETGRRPGDVAGAYARSERAAELLGLKPEFTLRDAIRHALQWAPIREGMLEGAAAQHCVGP from the coding sequence ATGAAGATCCTGATCTCCGGCGGAGCCGGATACATCGGCAGCACCATCGCGTCCGCCTGCCTGGACGCCGGAATCACCCCCGTTCTCCTCGACAGCCTGATCACCGGCCGACGTGAGTACACCGAGGGAAGGCTGTTCTACGAGGGAGACATCGCCGACGGCACTGTCGTCGACCACATCTTCGCCGACCATCCCGACATCGAAGCGGCCGTCCACTGCGCGGCCCTCACCGTCGTCCCCGACTCGGTCAGCGATCCGCTGGGCTACTACATCGCCAACGTCACCAAGAGCCTGTCCTTCGTGACCCATCTGCTGCGCAACCGGTGCGGCCGGCTGATCTTCAGCTCCTCGGCCTCGCTGTACGAACCGGGCGAAGACTTCAGCGTCGACGAGTCCTCACCCATCAGCCCGCAGAGCCCGTACGGCCGCACGAAGGCCCACTGCGAGGCACTGTTCGCCGACGTGTCCGCGGCCCACCCCCTGCGCACCCTGTCCCTGCGCTACTTCAACCCGATCGGAGCCGACCCCTGGATGCGGACCGGCCTCCAGTACGCCCGCCCCTCGCACGCCCTGGGCAAGATGCTCGAAGCGCGTGAAGCCGGGACGCCGTTCATCGTCACCGGGACCGACTACGCGACCAGGGACGGCTCCGGGATCCGCGACTACATCCACGTGTGGGACCTGGCCGCCGCCCACGTCCAGGCGCTGCGGAACTTCGACACCATCCTCACGGGCGCGGCGGACACCCCCCGTTCCACCGCCATCAACCTCGGCACCGGGCGGGGCACGACCGTCTTCGAGCTCCTCGACGCCTTCAACGAGGTCACCGGCGCCCAACTGACCTCACGCGAGACCGGCCGACGCCCCGGGGATGTCGCCGGGGCCTACGCGCGCAGCGAGCGGGCCGCCGAACTGCTGGGCTTGAAGCCCGAGTTCACGCTCCGCGACGCCATCCGCCACGCGCTGCAATGGGCTCCGATCCGGGAGGGGATGCTCGAAGGCGCGGCCGCCCAGCACTGCGTCGGTCCCTGA
- a CDS encoding TSUP family transporter has translation MDWQTVCALLAVAAAAGWIDAVVGGGGLLQLPALLIGGASLPVASVLGTNKLAATLGTLAAALTYQRRHPADLRAVATGGAAAVTASAGGALVATWISSDFLRPFVLIALIGVAVFVLLRPQFGRSEPAEAAVTAPARRRAARLVLVAGGAIGFYDGLVGPGTGTFLIITFTTLLSLEFIKALATVKMINVGTNLGALLVFALQGHVLWALGLAMAVFNVAGALVGARMTLARGSGFVRVVLLAVVAVMVVRLGYAQFA, from the coding sequence ATGGACTGGCAGACCGTATGCGCACTCCTGGCCGTAGCCGCCGCCGCAGGCTGGATCGACGCCGTCGTCGGCGGGGGCGGCCTGCTCCAGCTGCCGGCCCTCCTCATCGGCGGCGCGTCCCTGCCGGTGGCTTCCGTCCTCGGCACCAACAAACTGGCCGCGACCCTCGGCACCCTGGCCGCCGCCCTGACCTACCAGCGCCGCCACCCCGCGGACCTGAGGGCCGTCGCCACCGGCGGCGCCGCGGCGGTGACGGCATCGGCCGGCGGTGCCCTCGTCGCCACCTGGATCTCCTCGGACTTCCTGCGCCCCTTCGTCCTCATCGCCCTGATCGGCGTCGCCGTCTTCGTCCTCCTTCGCCCTCAGTTCGGCCGCTCCGAACCGGCCGAGGCGGCCGTCACGGCGCCGGCCAGGCGTCGGGCGGCCCGCCTGGTGCTCGTCGCGGGCGGCGCCATCGGCTTCTACGACGGCCTGGTGGGCCCCGGCACCGGCACCTTCCTCATCATCACCTTCACGACCCTGCTCAGCCTGGAGTTCATCAAGGCCCTCGCCACGGTCAAGATGATCAACGTGGGGACCAACCTCGGCGCCCTGCTCGTCTTCGCCCTCCAGGGCCACGTGCTCTGGGCCCTCGGCCTGGCCATGGCCGTCTTCAACGTGGCGGGCGCGCTCGTCGGCGCACGCATGACACTCGCCCGGGGCAGCGGCTTCGTGCGTGTGGTGCTGCTCGCGGTCGTCGCCGTCATGGTGGTCCGCCTCGGGTATGCCCAGTTCGCCTGA
- a CDS encoding TauD/TfdA family dioxygenase, protein MPKLPDSVLSCHDVNGKLLPDSVLRYAFDQLLTNNGYVHLVNVPESFDHVAFLKEMGEFQPTPTGAVVGDLKPEAGMEDVYHAQNHRSLLPHTEGYEYEGIPPQFLALWCVTPASGPGGETTLLDSRPLLSRLTEDEHHGFLTTPYRWKSTEGLARHGVENTATHPVLEEYAGHVILRYSHNNLIVPEGDEAAVQLLAFCGQLYEESHTAVSYAPRDMVVWNNWRMLHSRNAFEDPARHLKRVQIAAPIAG, encoded by the coding sequence ATGCCCAAACTCCCCGACAGCGTGCTTTCGTGCCACGACGTCAATGGAAAGCTGCTGCCCGATTCCGTGCTGCGGTACGCGTTCGACCAACTCCTCACCAATAACGGCTACGTCCACCTGGTCAATGTTCCCGAGAGCTTCGACCACGTCGCCTTCCTCAAGGAGATGGGGGAATTCCAGCCCACTCCCACCGGCGCCGTCGTCGGCGACCTGAAACCCGAAGCGGGAATGGAGGACGTCTACCATGCACAGAATCACCGCTCGCTCCTTCCGCACACCGAGGGGTACGAATACGAGGGGATACCCCCGCAATTCCTCGCCCTGTGGTGCGTGACGCCGGCGTCGGGACCGGGCGGCGAAACCACACTGCTCGACTCCCGGCCGCTGCTGTCCCGGCTCACCGAGGACGAACACCACGGCTTCCTCACCACCCCCTACCGGTGGAAGTCCACCGAGGGCCTGGCCCGGCACGGCGTCGAGAACACCGCCACCCACCCGGTTCTCGAGGAGTACGCGGGCCACGTGATCCTGCGCTACTCGCACAACAACCTCATCGTCCCCGAGGGCGACGAGGCAGCCGTCCAACTCCTCGCCTTCTGCGGCCAGTTGTACGAGGAGAGCCACACCGCGGTGAGCTACGCGCCCCGCGACATGGTGGTGTGGAACAACTGGCGGATGCTGCACTCCCGCAACGCCTTCGAGGACCCCGCGCGCCACCTCAAGCGCGTCCAGATCGCAGCCCCCATCGCGGGCTGA
- a CDS encoding ketoacyl-ACP synthase III family protein has translation MTLTDLTITGTGSYLPGTRLDVAAAAAGYPEDTDRIRATGYATVCAEETLYPADMALIAARSALAAAALEPHEIDLIAVTAIHRHGHKRLWSPASWLQSQLGSVGALPLTVNQGCNGQMLVLQVAGGYLTGRPRGNALVVATDQFASSGFDRFTADYGIVYGDGASAAVLSTGQEQPGWRVLAAHSVSAPELEGLHRADAPAPERPDLLRDEHDVRSAKRRFLKEKGREALTETTRSAVREIRKELLPDGDHPTLRRIVYPNLGLPLLQENYFPELPGGADRSLWDFGRTVGHLGSGDQIAGLDHLTAQGVYATGDRVLLLGAGAGFTWTGTLLELR, from the coding sequence GTGACCCTGACCGACCTCACCATCACCGGCACGGGCAGCTACCTTCCCGGCACGCGCCTGGACGTGGCCGCCGCGGCCGCGGGCTACCCCGAGGACACCGACCGCATCCGCGCGACCGGCTACGCCACCGTATGCGCCGAGGAGACCCTCTACCCGGCGGACATGGCGCTCATCGCCGCCCGGAGCGCGCTGGCGGCCGCCGCGCTCGAACCGCACGAGATCGATCTCATCGCCGTCACCGCCATCCACCGACACGGCCACAAACGCCTGTGGTCGCCCGCATCCTGGCTCCAGTCCCAGCTCGGCAGCGTCGGCGCGCTTCCGCTCACCGTCAACCAGGGCTGCAACGGGCAGATGCTGGTCCTCCAAGTGGCCGGCGGCTACCTGACGGGCCGCCCGCGCGGCAACGCGCTCGTGGTGGCCACCGACCAGTTCGCCTCCTCCGGCTTCGACCGCTTCACCGCCGACTACGGGATCGTGTACGGCGACGGAGCGTCCGCCGCCGTCCTGTCCACCGGCCAGGAGCAGCCGGGCTGGCGGGTGCTGGCGGCCCACAGCGTCTCCGCGCCCGAACTCGAAGGCCTGCACCGCGCCGACGCCCCCGCCCCCGAGCGCCCCGACCTGCTTCGAGACGAGCACGATGTGCGGTCGGCCAAACGCAGGTTCCTCAAGGAGAAGGGGCGCGAGGCACTGACCGAGACCACCCGCTCGGCGGTCCGCGAGATCCGCAAGGAGCTGCTGCCCGACGGCGACCACCCCACGCTGCGCCGGATCGTCTACCCCAACCTGGGGCTCCCGCTCCTTCAGGAGAACTACTTTCCCGAACTGCCCGGCGGCGCCGACCGGTCCCTGTGGGACTTCGGGCGCACCGTTGGACACCTCGGCAGCGGCGACCAGATCGCCGGCCTCGACCACCTCACGGCGCAAGGCGTGTACGCCACCGGAGACCGGGTGCTGCTCCTGGGCGCCGGCGCCGGATTCACCTGGACGGGAACCCTGCTTGAACTCCGCTGA
- a CDS encoding FAD-dependent monooxygenase: protein MNRHTEAGAAAVLGTTDVLVVGAGPTGLMLGCELRARGVECTLVDAAPHIDRRTRAVMVHAASLEALESLGLRDAVERHGVRQERVSFHTHHGAVHTVEFAGLDTPFPYYVNVPQPEVEEVLAAAFVACGGRLVRGVQYNSQREDPSGTYVEAELTGPEGFLVMRAAYLVGADGASSTVREGLGIPFPGVTYPMSYLLAEGQPLHRPEPGASSMYIGPGGAVSLLPLPGGAVRVAGPVSSQSLGRGAQVSAAEFAAAVGQLGFGDTLALGSVDRLAHYQVHERLADHFRMGRTALAGDAAHLNSPAGGQAMNTGFADAAALAWRLEALGRGAGTDLLADYARERRAAAADVARTTGVLGLLQDMRDATGADAQRRVREALGGVAEAWSQLYTTYGRPADAPLPRRETHRLDVGARLPGQVPPGDHHVLLHHPAVPAPLRALPAEVAGERPVHQGTLTSRQASWLPVGAGAVLVRPDRHVAAVLPARQPDPAPGAHRIHAEASL from the coding sequence ATGAACCGTCATACCGAGGCTGGAGCCGCTGCGGTCCTTGGCACCACCGACGTTCTGGTCGTCGGAGCCGGCCCCACGGGTCTGATGCTCGGCTGCGAACTGCGGGCCCGGGGCGTCGAGTGCACCTTGGTCGACGCCGCGCCGCATATCGACCGCCGCACCCGCGCGGTCATGGTCCACGCGGCGAGCCTGGAAGCCCTGGAGTCGCTCGGGCTGCGCGACGCCGTCGAGCGGCACGGGGTGCGCCAGGAGCGCGTCTCCTTCCACACCCACCACGGGGCCGTCCACACCGTCGAGTTCGCCGGCCTGGACACCCCCTTCCCCTACTACGTCAACGTCCCGCAGCCCGAGGTGGAGGAGGTGCTCGCCGCCGCCTTCGTGGCCTGCGGCGGCCGCCTGGTCAGGGGCGTGCAGTACAACAGTCAACGCGAGGACCCGTCGGGCACGTATGTCGAGGCCGAACTGACCGGTCCTGAGGGCTTCTTGGTGATGCGCGCCGCGTACCTGGTCGGCGCCGACGGTGCGAGCAGCACGGTCCGCGAAGGACTCGGGATCCCGTTTCCCGGGGTCACCTACCCCATGAGCTACCTGCTGGCGGAGGGGCAGCCACTGCACCGGCCCGAGCCGGGCGCCTCCTCCATGTACATCGGCCCGGGCGGCGCCGTCTCGCTGCTCCCGCTGCCCGGCGGCGCGGTGCGGGTCGCCGGCCCCGTGTCGTCACAGTCGCTCGGCCGCGGCGCACAGGTGAGCGCAGCCGAATTCGCCGCCGCCGTGGGCCAGTTGGGCTTCGGCGACACGCTGGCCCTCGGCTCGGTGGACCGCCTGGCCCACTATCAGGTGCACGAGCGGCTCGCCGACCACTTCCGGATGGGCCGCACGGCCCTCGCCGGGGACGCGGCCCACCTCAACTCCCCCGCCGGGGGACAGGCGATGAACACCGGCTTCGCCGACGCGGCCGCGCTCGCCTGGCGTCTGGAGGCGCTCGGCCGCGGCGCCGGCACCGACCTGCTCGCCGACTACGCCCGCGAACGGCGCGCGGCCGCGGCCGACGTGGCCCGGACCACCGGAGTCCTCGGTCTGCTCCAGGACATGCGGGACGCAACGGGCGCCGACGCCCAGCGCCGGGTGCGCGAAGCGCTCGGGGGCGTCGCGGAAGCGTGGAGCCAGCTCTACACGACCTACGGGCGCCCCGCCGATGCGCCGCTGCCCCGCCGCGAGACCCACCGGCTCGACGTCGGCGCGCGCCTGCCCGGGCAGGTGCCCCCCGGCGACCACCACGTGCTGCTCCACCACCCCGCAGTCCCCGCCCCGCTACGGGCGCTCCCTGCCGAGGTGGCTGGCGAAAGGCCCGTACACCAGGGCACGTTGACGAGCCGTCAGGCGTCCTGGCTGCCCGTGGGAGCGGGTGCCGTCCTGGTCCGGCCCGACCGCCATGTCGCGGCCGTCCTGCCGGCCCGGCAGCCGGACCCCGCACCCGGGGCCCACCGAATCCATGCGGAGGCATCCCTGTGA